CAGACGATCTCTCAGCCAACTTCGTCTACAAatgtaagtagcttgttatcgCTGTTGTGGCTCTAAAATGATTACTCATGTTAGtgattattaactttatttgacgttCTATATACGTTTTTTTGAGTCTAACGACTTTTAcgtgtttaatgatttttaaaaatccactagCGAGCCTACGATCCTGCTTGAAGCACCATGACAGAAACAcgtgtgattaagctaacaaatttatatgacatattaaacttaaatattttatatgtttggGGTTTTACAGTGACTGATGAGGAGATGAGAAGGCGAGAGCAGGAACGGCTGCAGCCGAAAAAGCACCAGAGATGGCTGGAAGTGAGTTACATTATCCATAAACAACCATATTTTCAAGTCTGTTTGCATCTGTTAAGAGTGTTGAAGTAGCAAATCTGTTCACAATgacaaaaactgtaaaatagatCACCTTAACATTCACTTCTGCAACTTTATCACTGTTTTTGTGGAAGCTGTTAGTTTAACTCTCAGAGTGTTTCCTGATGTGAGTGACGGTGAGATGCTTAATAAATACAGGCTTGGAAAAAAGGTGATGAAGAATAATTAAACaaagtgtgtctttgtgtgtttatttcactttattatgGCTGTTTAGATACATAATTGAAGAGATGGAGCTTGAAGGCAAGCTCTCCCCACAGCAGGAAAGCCGGAAGtgggaaaatgtaaaaaagacaTACAAGGTAGGTTGTCTGATTAAACACATCAACGCTGTTTATTTCTGACAAATACATTAACATCATCATTGTTTTTAGAAACATCAAACTTTAAAACTACTTAAATTAAACCATGTACAATCAAGTAATTCAGTTTTTGCAGCCCAGTCTGGCGCGTCTACAGAGGGAGGAGGAGACGCCGCTGCCACATGGAAGTGCTTCTCTGCCATGCATGAGGCAACTGAATCTAAACCCTCAATaacaccatccactttaatcaCCTCATGCAGGACAGAGAACCCTTCTGTGACAGGAAGTGCGCAGCCAGACAGGGGCACACTAGATCAGGgacgagaggagaggagaccGAAAAAGAGAAGGAGTGAAAACCAAATGTAACGGGGGGTTTTTAACCCGTTGTATAGGGGAAAATGAATTACGGCTGCCCTGGAAGTTTGAGACAACGAAAGGATCTTGGTCCCCGCTCCCCAAGCTTTTTAGTCTCTTTACACACTAACGTGTGTATGTGGTTTCTTACCTTATTGTGTTGGGACACTACTGAGTGACAAGGGTAGGCTTCAGGTATGGTAATGTTACACGGTGGCTTCCTGAAGTGAAATTGCACATGTCAGAGTACAGTCTGTCATATATATGACACATATGCTCCTCCCTCCCCAGATCTAATAAAATAAGTGAGACTCCCCTACTCCCTGACAGCTCAACAAAAAGGTACACTATGGATAGGTGTAAAAGGaattaaacagaatttattcttttaaattcctttttctTATGGTTAGTTATTTCTTCTGTTTGAGTAATCagttaaattaaagaaaataaaagaatctaCAGTCTTTGTGCTGTCTTTCTGAATTCACACAATCACCTTCAACACcgtaaaaaaaacctttcacttGCAGTACGACAAATCCCTTatgtgactaaaaaaaaaaaaagaaaacacttgcAATTTGTGAATTTGTAAACCCACTTTGGAAAAATTCTCACCGTTTCCAATGATCACCTTCAAACAATCACAtttgaaaacaacaaacaaaaacaaagcattcAAAGAAACCTCACCTCAGAATGAGCACTTATATGAAACGTCCCTTTCAAATGTTTACTCACAGATCACGTCAAGTTCTGTAGTCCACTTGAATTACCACAGTTCACTGTTTATCAGTTCAGtcatcaaaaaaaaaggaaaaaaaaagagaaaaatactaCTTAACAGAACGATGAATTGGAGTGCGTTGTCTTGACGTGGGGTGCGTTGAAATAAACTGAAGATCACGTAGTTGGAATGTGCAAGTTCAAAAAGTCACTCAACTTTATAAAAATATCCCACAGATAAACTATCTCAAAAAAAGGAtcaaactgaagatgaatcaaaCTGAGATGTCACTTGAATGGCAGGGTAGCAACACAATCTTCTTTGAGTGCGTTGTCTTGACGTGGGGTGCTGGTCCCCTCCCCAACTTGCCACCTTGTGGACAATAGCGACTGGTGTGTCCGGGTTCACCACACGAATAACAAATATAACGGCCTTCACTGTCTTTTAACGGTTGTTTCTTTGGACGGCCCTGCTGTGGTCTATTCCTTTCTTTTGCATGGACAGCCTGATATAATTCTTCTTGACAAGCAGCAATTTTCTGGATCGCCTCATGCAGTTTCTCTAAAGACAGAGTGGAGGGAGCATCTTGTGCTGCAGCAGCATTCACTACCCCTCTGGCATGGGTACTGGACCTGACATTGCTAGAAGGCTGCGCTTCCTCCTCTTCTGACCAGGTAATTGCCGCTTGCATCAATTGCACGAAACTCAAATCTGGCTCAGCCTTAAGTCTGCGTTTCATCTCTCGACGCAAGAAGTCATCTTTAAGGCCCAGCACCAACTGCTCTTTCAGAACCTTTTCAGCATCCGCCACTCTATTTGGCTCTCGCCGTTGAACACGATTAAGTCTTTCACGAAGGGCATATGCATAGGAGCGTATTGTTTCTCCTGCATTCTGAGCACGGTCGTCGAAGTCTTTCAGCCTCATACCAATGGGCACTTTATCTCCATATGTGTCGAGGAGAACAGTGAAGATGTTGTCAACAGACTCCTCTTTTCCTTCCATCATGAACTTCACTGTGGCTTTGGCCTCATCTTTTAGGTGCTGTTTCACCAGCTCAACCCGGTCCTCAGTGGGCACCCTCATGACCTGAAATGCAGACCTCACTGATGCCACCCATTCTTCAACAATCAGCTCTCCTGGTTTTGACACGCAAACAAGTGAAATCAGGGAGCTTCCGGTCTCGAGGGATATAGAGGGCAGCTGGGGTCGTTTGTGCAGAGCATAAAAATACTACTTAACAGAACGATGAATTGGAGTGCGTTGTCTTGACGTGGGGTGCGTTGAAATAAACTGAAGATCACGTAGTTGGAATGTGCAAGTTCAAAAATTCACTCAACTTTATAAAAATATCCCACAGATAAACTATCTCAAAAAAAGGAtcaaactgaagatgaatcaaaCTGAGATGTCACTTGGATGGCAGGGTAGCAACACAATCTTCAAAGTTACGTCTCTGTATTAACTGCACGACACAGCGATCTTGAACTCGCGCTCAGACACGTGCGGGAAACTCAACCACACGTGAACAGTCCCGTTGAAATGTTAGCTCTTAGCGATGCTTTCAGTCAAAACACGGGAAgtgcaaaatgcagcaaaaagACATGTAACGAGTTTCTCGATGACAAAAATCAAGCGGGATTTGCACTTTGAGCGTACTCACAGTGTCCGTGGCCTTCACGATATGTTACTGCGTCATTCTAACAGTCAACACATACCACGAGAGCAAAACTGGGAAAAACTCTTTTTTCGCTATGAAATGCGGGTCGCTGTCCACACTTTCACTTAGTGCTGTCGTCCTTTATTCCACTTAAGCCACGATAATCTTCCGTTGAAGTAGCTTTATCGAACGAGCTTCTCGGTCACGACACTGCACTCACTCCTGTGTGCGACACACTCATAGCCCGCGCTCTTCGTCTCTCCGTGCTGCACTTCCGGTACGCGCCAAAAAGCGGATCACTCGCCAAAACAAAAGTATCCCAAAAATAATCTCCTTTCAAAATAATATACCCGTTACACAAACTCTACAATCAGTGGCAGACTGGGACAGTAAATCAGGCCGGGAATTTGACTCCACCCCAGGCCACCTCTGGCTTTCACTGTCTCTATCATCTTTCCCtgaatccctctctctctcactctgcacATCTAGTTGCTCTGCAATATGAAATAAGCACGTTCAATAATCTATACTTATATTAATTGTGCAGCCATCAATTGTATGTCACCATGATCACAGTCCTACTACTGATGATCTTATAAATCATAAAAGCACATATTAGTATAGCCTGCATGTTTAGTTTTGCTTAGTGACTCAAAAGCTGAACTGTCCACCCCCTCTAGTTCAACAGCAGGAGCACTTGCAGCACTAGTGCTACTGTTGCTTCCTTCGTCaccttttcaaaataaataaataaacattgtagACTACATATTGTACCAGTGGTAATCATGAGAAACAGATGTGCTAGTTTGTCATTATGATGTTGCAACATGTTCTTTTAAAACTtctatcattatatatatatatatatataatattttttttagaatagaTTTTATCTATTGTAAGTCGTTTTGGATGAAAGCGTCCGTCTGCCAAATGATTAcgtaaatataatgtaaatgtaattctgACCGACCTGCTACCTTACTGGCGAACACGGCTGGGATTTTGCAGCAACTTGCTGCATCTGTGGCCAGggcttttctcctttttatacGTTCCCTCTCTGCTCCTCCTTTGCGTTTACGCTCCATTTTCACTCCGCGATTGCCTGATTCGTAGATTGAGAGGTCCGTCAATTAATTCGCAGTTGCGTACCAGCCTATCGCGTCAGGCTGATCGACTTCACAGCGGCAGGCGGCAGGCCAGAATGAACGTCAGGCCACCGGGAAATGTCCCGGTGCTCCCGATGGACAGTCCGCCCCTgtctacaataaaatataaaagcaataatacAATGCAGtcactttatttttgtgtgtcttaaaaaatctataaaatttttaagacaaaataaatgtaaataatgttatgttGGTCATTTTCTGAATGTTGCAGTGTTGAAGTTATTGTCCTG
This is a stretch of genomic DNA from Pangasianodon hypophthalmus isolate fPanHyp1 chromosome 17, fPanHyp1.pri, whole genome shotgun sequence. It encodes these proteins:
- the LOC128320814 gene encoding uncharacterized protein LOC128320814; translation: MRVPTEDRVELVKQHLKDEAKATVKFMMEGKEESVDNIFTVLLDTYGDKVPIGMRLKDFDDRAQNAGETIRSYAYALRERLNRVQRREPNRVADAEKVLKEQLVLGLKDDFLRREMKRRLKAEPDLSFVQLMQAAITWSEEEEAQPSSNVRSSTHARGVVNAAAAQDAPSTLSLEKLHEAIQKIAACQEELYQAVHAKERNRPQQGRPKKQPLKDSEGRYICYSCGEPGHTSRYCPQGGKLGRGPAPHVKTTHSKKIVLLPCHSSDISV